In Luteitalea sp. TBR-22, one genomic interval encodes:
- a CDS encoding ABC transporter ATP-binding protein: MNQSLHPAVSCRALRKQYWMGGQPVHALRGIDLEIPERQLVVLSGPSGCGKTTLISIIAGVMDADEGDCLVGGRSWRDARPEERTHRRGVEIGFVFQAFNLIPALTAVENVSLPLLLNGARRRDAEQRAAAMLRRVGLGQRLDNLPRQLSGGQQQRVAIARALVHDPHLVVCDEPTSALDAENGRLVMQLLRDLVTVDGRTLIVVTHDSRVFGFADRIVTLNDGLVVADDTQVSPENQP, translated from the coding sequence ATGAACCAATCCCTGCATCCGGCGGTGTCCTGCCGCGCCCTGCGCAAGCAGTACTGGATGGGAGGACAGCCCGTGCACGCCCTGCGCGGCATCGACCTGGAGATCCCTGAGCGCCAGTTGGTGGTGCTGTCGGGGCCGTCCGGCTGCGGCAAGACGACGCTCATCTCGATCATCGCGGGGGTGATGGACGCCGACGAGGGTGACTGCCTGGTCGGCGGCCGCAGCTGGCGCGACGCCCGACCCGAAGAGCGCACACATCGGCGCGGGGTCGAGATCGGGTTCGTGTTCCAGGCATTCAACCTGATCCCGGCGCTGACCGCCGTCGAGAACGTCTCGCTGCCGCTGTTGCTCAACGGCGCTCGACGTCGCGATGCCGAGCAGCGCGCCGCCGCCATGCTCCGCCGTGTGGGACTCGGCCAACGGCTCGACAACCTGCCGAGGCAGCTCTCGGGCGGGCAACAGCAGCGGGTCGCGATCGCCCGCGCCCTCGTGCACGACCCGCACCTGGTGGTGTGCGACGAACCCACCAGCGCGCTCGACGCGGAGAACGGTCGCCTGGTCATGCAGCTGCTGCGCGACCTGGTGACCGTGGACGGCAGGACGCTCATCGTGGTGACGCACGATTCCCGCGTCTTCGGATTCGCCGACCGCATCGTCACCCTGAACGACGGCCTGGTCGTGGCCGACGACACACAGGTTTCCCCGGAGAACCAGCCATGA
- a CDS encoding DUF2141 domain-containing protein, which produces MNARQRAMFVNTITLLCLLAEVVLSAEPLTLTVNLRGFRSDKGAVEVALFDQAPAFPKDPEKAVARQRVSIVGGSATVAFRNLGPGTYAVSAYHDVNGNGRMDTNFIGIPKEPTGASNDAKGRMGPPSFKDAQFTVKAEMSITVTMQ; this is translated from the coding sequence GTGAACGCGCGGCAGAGGGCCATGTTCGTGAACACGATCACGCTCCTGTGCCTGCTCGCCGAGGTCGTCCTCTCGGCCGAGCCCCTCACCCTCACCGTGAACCTGAGGGGATTCAGGTCGGACAAGGGCGCGGTCGAAGTGGCGCTGTTCGATCAGGCCCCTGCGTTTCCCAAGGATCCGGAGAAGGCGGTTGCCAGACAGCGGGTCTCGATCGTGGGCGGATCGGCCACGGTGGCGTTCCGGAACCTCGGGCCCGGCACCTACGCGGTGTCGGCGTATCACGACGTCAACGGCAACGGTCGGATGGACACGAACTTCATCGGCATCCCGAAGGAACCGACCGGTGCGTCCAACGACGCGAAGGGGCGCATGGGCCCGCCCTCGTTCAAGGATGCGCAGTTCACCGTGAAGGCGGAGATGTCGATCACTGTCACCATGCAGTAG
- a CDS encoding HAMP domain-containing sensor histidine kinase, translated as MPLRQRSLAGGLLATSLIVSAVLLWSGWRLVTQQRELDARQARQAVEAAADALAADIREALAEQGDRLSARLDGDAGQASPAGTVTATWRAGLDRQVSSGGLPFVPWPTSAAGQAHVFADAEAAEFRQGTLDTAAQRYRSLAAHPDDAVRAGALLRLARVLRKQGDIAGAMTASEALAALGDEDAEGVPASLAGLDGQRLALTLRGDGTGARRVADDIRARLDAGRWMVDRGTADFYRDEVSDIPRPETWLLAAAVAETWTSHGGPPLPARGLATLAPGGRSVLVAWRANADGAAFETTFADRFVASASRDDIAWRLADADGRHLAGAAGPLPVGTVDRVIGGGSSWLLRAWALPGAATSRGRQEPLLIAATAGTVLFVWAAAGLMARALTREARVAQLQTDFVAAVSHEFRSPLTTMRQMAEMLESDRVPDEARRKQYYAVLAGETTRLQRLVERLLDFGQMEAGQGAIRRERLDLAALVDDVVKEMRPSAEERGGRIDVACDGVARVEADAASLRVAIRNLVENAVKYSPATPAVTVRIAADRGHASVAISDRGLGIPRNEQRAIFGKFVRGRGAVAARVQGTGVGLAAVKHVVDAHGGRIDVESEPGRGSTFTIRLPLTARDSEA; from the coding sequence GTGCCACTCCGACAGCGCTCCCTCGCAGGCGGCCTGCTGGCCACGTCGCTGATCGTGTCTGCGGTGCTCCTGTGGTCCGGGTGGCGCCTGGTGACCCAGCAGCGAGAGCTCGACGCGCGGCAGGCCCGCCAGGCGGTCGAGGCGGCCGCCGACGCGCTGGCCGCCGACATCCGCGAGGCCCTCGCCGAGCAGGGCGACAGGTTGAGCGCGCGGCTCGACGGCGACGCCGGGCAGGCGTCGCCCGCCGGTACGGTGACCGCCACCTGGCGCGCGGGACTCGACCGCCAGGTCTCATCGGGCGGATTGCCGTTCGTGCCGTGGCCGACGTCGGCAGCGGGCCAGGCACACGTCTTCGCCGACGCCGAGGCGGCGGAGTTCAGGCAAGGCACGCTCGACACCGCCGCGCAGCGCTACCGCTCGCTGGCGGCTCACCCGGACGACGCTGTGCGCGCCGGTGCCCTGCTCCGCCTGGCGCGGGTGCTCAGGAAGCAGGGCGACATCGCAGGCGCGATGACCGCGTCCGAGGCCCTCGCCGCCCTTGGCGACGAAGACGCCGAGGGTGTGCCCGCCTCGCTCGCAGGGCTCGACGGACAACGCCTGGCGCTGACGCTTCGCGGCGACGGCACCGGTGCACGGCGGGTGGCCGACGACATCCGCGCCCGACTCGACGCCGGTCGGTGGATGGTGGACCGCGGCACCGCCGACTTCTATCGCGACGAGGTGTCCGACATCCCGCGCCCCGAGACGTGGCTCCTCGCGGCCGCTGTCGCCGAGACGTGGACCTCCCATGGCGGGCCCCCGCTGCCGGCGCGTGGCCTGGCAACGCTGGCGCCCGGTGGGCGCTCGGTGCTCGTCGCGTGGCGCGCCAACGCCGATGGCGCGGCCTTCGAGACGACGTTCGCGGATCGCTTCGTGGCCTCGGCGTCGCGAGACGATATCGCCTGGCGACTCGCCGACGCCGACGGCCGGCACCTGGCCGGCGCGGCCGGCCCACTTCCAGTTGGCACCGTCGATCGTGTGATCGGCGGCGGCTCCTCGTGGTTGCTGCGGGCGTGGGCCCTGCCTGGCGCCGCCACGTCGCGCGGGCGCCAGGAACCGCTTCTCATCGCGGCCACAGCCGGCACGGTGCTCTTCGTGTGGGCGGCCGCCGGCCTGATGGCGCGAGCCCTCACCAGGGAGGCACGCGTCGCGCAGCTGCAGACCGACTTCGTGGCCGCCGTGTCGCACGAGTTCCGGTCGCCGCTGACGACGATGCGGCAGATGGCGGAGATGCTGGAGTCGGACCGGGTGCCCGACGAGGCGAGGCGGAAGCAGTACTACGCCGTGCTCGCCGGCGAAACGACGCGCCTGCAGCGCCTGGTGGAGCGACTGCTCGACTTCGGGCAGATGGAGGCTGGCCAGGGCGCGATTCGGCGGGAGCGTCTCGACCTGGCGGCACTCGTCGACGACGTGGTGAAGGAGATGCGGCCGAGCGCCGAGGAGCGTGGCGGCCGTATCGACGTGGCGTGCGACGGCGTGGCTCGCGTCGAGGCCGATGCGGCATCGCTGCGCGTGGCGATCCGCAACCTCGTCGAGAACGCCGTCAAGTACTCGCCGGCGACCCCGGCGGTCACGGTGCGCATCGCCGCCGATCGCGGGCACGCGTCGGTCGCCATCAGCGATCGGGGGCTCGGCATCCCGCGCAATGAGCAACGCGCGATCTTCGGCAAGTTCGTGCGCGGGCGCGGTGCGGTGGCGGCGCGCGTGCAGGGCACGGGCGTCGGGCTGGCTGCCGTGAAGCATGTGGTGGATGCACACGGCGGCCGGATCGACGTCGAGAGTGAACCCGGGCGCGGTAGCACGTTCACGATCCGGCTGCCGCTGACGGCACGCGATTCGGAGGCCTAG
- a CDS encoding HlyD family secretion protein — protein MKFIRLVIPMLAAAGLVFALVRVPATSANVPTAIPVEAPPANGFDRAVSGTGLVEPSSESISIGAPASGLVTAVFVRVGQAVRAGDPLFQLDDRALQAEVSVRRAAVANVRQKQARLSSFPRSEEVDPLVAQVREAEASLADQRAQLTRREATPDLVPADELESRRHAVRSAEARLEAAEAQLRLVRAGSWMADQQVLASELKLAEAELARAEAELARLTVRAPAAGQCLQVKVRAGESADPARGGDALILLGATDDLHVRAEIDEYDAPKVRPQAAAYALLRGDGSRRLPLRFVRFEPYVVAKRSLSSNAAERVDTRVLQVIYRIDAKENQPFPGQQVDVFIDARTGGRQ, from the coding sequence ATGAAGTTCATTCGCCTCGTCATTCCGATGCTCGCAGCCGCCGGGCTCGTCTTCGCGCTCGTGCGCGTGCCTGCGACGTCGGCAAACGTGCCGACAGCGATCCCGGTGGAGGCGCCACCCGCGAACGGGTTCGACCGTGCCGTGAGCGGCACCGGACTCGTGGAGCCGAGCTCGGAGAGCATCTCGATTGGCGCTCCGGCATCCGGGCTGGTAACGGCCGTCTTCGTCCGGGTGGGGCAGGCGGTTCGCGCCGGCGACCCCCTGTTCCAGTTGGACGACCGCGCGCTGCAGGCCGAGGTGTCGGTGCGACGGGCCGCCGTTGCGAACGTGCGGCAGAAGCAGGCCAGGCTGTCCAGCTTCCCTCGCTCCGAGGAGGTCGACCCGCTCGTCGCCCAGGTGCGCGAGGCCGAAGCGAGCCTTGCCGATCAGCGCGCCCAGCTGACGCGCCGTGAGGCAACCCCCGACCTGGTGCCGGCCGATGAACTGGAGAGCCGGCGTCATGCGGTCCGCAGCGCCGAGGCGCGTCTCGAGGCCGCCGAGGCTCAGCTCAGGCTGGTTCGTGCCGGCAGTTGGATGGCGGATCAGCAGGTGCTCGCCAGCGAGTTGAAGCTGGCCGAGGCGGAACTGGCCCGGGCCGAGGCGGAACTCGCGCGACTCACCGTGCGGGCCCCGGCCGCCGGGCAGTGCCTGCAGGTGAAGGTCAGGGCCGGTGAGTCCGCGGATCCGGCACGGGGCGGCGACGCGTTGATTCTGCTCGGCGCCACCGACGACCTGCACGTGCGGGCGGAGATCGACGAGTACGACGCCCCGAAGGTCCGGCCACAGGCGGCCGCCTACGCCCTGCTGCGCGGCGACGGCAGTCGCCGGCTGCCCCTGCGCTTCGTGCGCTTCGAGCCCTATGTGGTCGCCAAGCGCTCGCTGTCGAGCAATGCTGCCGAACGCGTCGACACACGCGTCCTGCAGGTGATCTATCGGATTGACGCGAAGGAGAACCAGCCGTTCCCGGGACAACAGGTGGACGTCTTCATCGACGCCCGTACTGGAGGTCGCCAGTGA
- a CDS encoding sorbosone dehydrogenase family protein produces MTLIARLATIAATVVGVTLVALHAQQARTSSKALPLEKIMLPPGFTISIWAQGVKNARQMAVGSKGTVFVGSRQAGLVHAVVDSNGDNKADKVYVIAKGLDQPSGVAFRDGALYVADISKIYRFDDIEAKLAAPPKPVLVTNTYPTEGHHGWKFIAFGPDGWLYVPVGAPCNVCDKRSENPVFATVTRIRPDGTGREIWAHGIRNSVGFDWHPGTKTIFITSNGRDMLGDDVPPDTLNHAPTQGLDFGFPYCHAGEIADPEFGSKRPCSEFTKPAHKFGAHVASIGARFYTGTAFPAEYRNQLFVAEHGSWNRSTPVGYRVSVVTMDDKANVTGYKPFAQGWLQGGDAWGRPADVQPLPDGSLLVSDDKSDVIYRIAYGK; encoded by the coding sequence ATGACCCTCATCGCTCGACTGGCCACCATCGCCGCGACCGTCGTCGGCGTCACCCTCGTCGCGCTCCACGCGCAGCAGGCACGGACCTCGTCGAAGGCGCTACCCCTCGAGAAGATCATGCTGCCGCCGGGCTTCACGATCAGCATATGGGCGCAGGGCGTGAAGAACGCCCGCCAGATGGCCGTCGGCAGCAAGGGGACCGTGTTCGTAGGGAGTCGTCAGGCGGGCCTGGTGCACGCCGTGGTCGACAGCAACGGCGACAACAAGGCCGACAAGGTCTACGTCATCGCGAAAGGCCTCGACCAGCCGAGCGGCGTCGCCTTCAGGGACGGCGCGCTCTACGTGGCCGACATCAGCAAGATCTACAGGTTCGACGATATCGAGGCGAAGCTCGCGGCTCCGCCCAAGCCGGTGCTCGTCACCAACACCTACCCGACCGAGGGCCACCACGGCTGGAAGTTCATCGCCTTCGGCCCGGATGGCTGGCTCTACGTGCCGGTCGGCGCGCCGTGCAACGTGTGCGACAAGCGGTCCGAGAATCCGGTGTTCGCCACGGTGACGCGCATCAGGCCCGACGGCACCGGTCGCGAGATCTGGGCGCACGGCATCCGCAACAGCGTCGGCTTCGACTGGCACCCGGGCACGAAGACGATCTTCATCACCTCGAACGGCCGCGACATGCTTGGCGACGACGTGCCGCCCGACACGCTGAACCACGCGCCGACGCAGGGCCTCGACTTCGGGTTCCCGTACTGCCACGCCGGCGAGATCGCCGATCCCGAGTTCGGGTCGAAGCGCCCGTGCAGCGAGTTCACGAAGCCGGCGCACAAGTTCGGCGCGCACGTCGCGTCGATCGGCGCGCGCTTCTACACCGGCACGGCCTTCCCCGCCGAGTACCGGAACCAGCTGTTCGTCGCAGAGCACGGCTCGTGGAACCGCAGCACGCCGGTCGGCTACCGCGTGTCGGTCGTGACGATGGACGACAAGGCCAACGTGACCGGCTACAAGCCGTTCGCGCAGGGCTGGCTGCAGGGCGGCGACGCCTGGGGCCGCCCGGCCGACGTGCAGCCCCTCCCCGATGGCTCCCTGCTCGTGAGCGACGACAAGTCGGACGTCATCTACAGGATCGCGTACGGCAAGTGA
- a CDS encoding response regulator transcription factor, with protein sequence MARILVVEDEPGIALALEDDLRLEGHDVEVTGDGTVAIRKARETAFDLILLDIMLAGKDGFDVVRELRRTKVMTPIVMLTARTQDAEKVLAFESGADDYVTKPFSPRELRARIAAHLRRAARQATPSTTLRIGDAEVDFDRGEVRRAGTVTPLTPLEFKLLQVFAAAKGRILTRDQLISGAWGPGTFVSDRVVDNHIGSLRRKLEPEADEPRHLLNVRGLGYRLDA encoded by the coding sequence ATGGCGCGGATTCTTGTGGTGGAGGACGAACCGGGCATCGCGCTCGCGCTCGAGGACGATCTCCGGCTCGAGGGACACGATGTCGAGGTGACCGGCGACGGCACCGTCGCCATCAGGAAGGCACGCGAGACCGCCTTCGACCTCATCCTCCTGGACATCATGCTGGCGGGCAAGGATGGCTTCGACGTGGTGCGCGAGTTGCGGCGCACGAAGGTGATGACGCCCATCGTGATGCTCACCGCGCGGACGCAGGACGCCGAGAAGGTGCTCGCGTTCGAGTCGGGCGCCGACGACTACGTGACCAAGCCGTTCAGCCCACGGGAGCTGCGCGCGCGCATCGCGGCACACCTGCGCCGCGCCGCCCGCCAGGCGACGCCATCGACGACGCTCCGAATCGGCGACGCGGAGGTGGACTTCGATCGCGGCGAAGTGCGGCGCGCGGGGACGGTGACGCCGTTGACGCCGCTGGAGTTCAAGCTGCTACAGGTGTTCGCGGCTGCGAAGGGGCGCATCCTGACGCGCGATCAGTTGATCTCCGGGGCGTGGGGTCCGGGCACCTTCGTGAGCGACCGCGTGGTGGACAACCACATCGGCAGCCTGCGCCGGAAGCTGGAGCCAGAGGCCGACGAGCCGCGCCACCTGCTGAACGTGCGCGGCCTCGGCTACCGGCTCGACGCGTGA
- a CDS encoding ABC transporter permease, with protein sequence MNHIPLKMLTGDRAKYLGILSGMVFASLLLSLFGSIFVGLVGRMTAPITDAGIADVWVMDPTVTAIDNTVGMREVELSRVRGVDGVRWAVPMLRGKVKARLANGDFQTCTLVGIDDATLTAGPPVVLEGRLADLRRADAVFVDRAEAAGKLSRPDRPLRLGDTLELNDRRAVIAGFVRITPSFDTVPTLFTTYQRAIAFAPPERKPLTFILVKAADGVDPVDLARRIERETGLGARTGPEFARSTVRYIFGATGIAQNFGLTLGLGFLIGLAVAGQTFFAFIQDNLRYFGVMKAMGATDRRIVGMVALQSATVALQGFGIGAGIAAWIGYLARNSALTIRTPYWLIGAVGAAILLIAVVSALLSVRRILRLPPSAVFNG encoded by the coding sequence GTGAACCACATCCCGCTGAAGATGCTGACGGGCGACCGCGCCAAGTACCTCGGAATCCTCTCGGGGATGGTGTTCGCCTCGCTGCTGCTCAGCCTGTTCGGCTCGATCTTCGTCGGGCTGGTCGGGCGCATGACGGCGCCCATCACCGATGCCGGCATCGCCGACGTCTGGGTGATGGACCCGACGGTGACCGCCATCGACAACACCGTCGGGATGCGTGAGGTGGAGCTCTCGCGGGTGCGCGGCGTCGATGGCGTGCGCTGGGCGGTCCCGATGCTTCGGGGGAAGGTGAAGGCCCGCCTCGCCAATGGCGACTTCCAGACGTGCACCCTGGTGGGCATCGACGATGCGACGCTGACCGCGGGCCCGCCCGTCGTGCTGGAAGGGAGGTTGGCGGACCTTCGCAGGGCTGATGCCGTGTTCGTCGATCGCGCCGAGGCGGCCGGCAAGCTGTCCCGGCCCGACCGTCCCCTGCGCCTCGGAGACACGCTCGAGTTGAACGATCGCCGGGCCGTGATCGCGGGCTTCGTGCGCATCACGCCGAGCTTCGACACGGTACCGACGCTGTTCACCACGTACCAGCGGGCGATCGCGTTCGCCCCGCCGGAGCGCAAGCCGCTGACGTTCATCCTGGTCAAGGCAGCCGATGGCGTCGACCCTGTCGACCTGGCACGCCGCATCGAGCGCGAGACGGGCCTCGGCGCGCGAACCGGGCCGGAGTTCGCTCGCAGCACCGTGCGCTACATCTTCGGCGCCACAGGAATCGCGCAGAACTTCGGACTGACCCTTGGCCTCGGCTTCCTGATCGGCCTGGCGGTGGCAGGACAGACGTTCTTCGCCTTCATCCAGGACAACTTGCGCTACTTCGGCGTGATGAAGGCGATGGGGGCGACCGACCGACGGATCGTCGGCATGGTGGCCTTGCAGTCGGCCACGGTGGCCCTGCAGGGATTCGGCATCGGCGCCGGCATCGCGGCCTGGATTGGCTACCTTGCGCGCAACTCCGCGCTGACGATTCGCACACCGTACTGGCTGATCGGCGCGGTGGGCGCGGCGATCCTGCTGATCGCCGTGGTGAGCGCGCTGCTCAGCGTGCGCCGCATCCTCAGGCTGCCGCCGTCGGCGGTCTTCAACGGCTGA
- a CDS encoding tetratricopeptide repeat protein yields MKRLSLVLAALLATGALHAQTPATAEKLFASARHQETTQGDLRAAIETYRKVVAQAGANRALAAQALLRMAECHTKLGDVQARQAYERLVREFGDMPEASTARARIGTAGTAIAEAAVAIDRIVKAGEDITWGDGRVSPDGRYISYTDFSGSGNLMLHDLVSGAERALTGNKDGAWRPGSSYGSTFSPDGKSVAYGWRTYRQAPALNENELRIAVVDAPPGTQARTVHADAEIEFYDAMDWSRDGRWIAVLATRRDRTAQIALVGAKDGSFRSLKTVGWRGPRKMFFSPDGKHLAYDLPSSDTATNRDVFVMATDGSRDTAIVDHAAQDVVMGWSPDGKQLLYASDRSGVVGLWSMPVADGRSAGAPTLVKKEIGSIQSLGLTAAGTLHIVKDTSTLSLQLAPFDRAARRLAGPPVLENFRSARPSWSRDGKRLAYVVTRFDGVRSIAVRDLETGRIREIPMALDYLFEPAWLADGQSLVVFGRDFKGKGGIHRVDVTRGTSLLVAASDASRVKVSSDGNSIFHQIGRATLGPAESARLVQHDLATGASREVRRGDGIGGDLSPDGRLLAAISPSSDGKTSTLVLAPIAADEPVRRVELRDRFFERVTWLPDGKAVVASKRGSGLWAVPIDGSAPTRLDIDIRDWSIEEGIRFDPSGTHIAFFTGKNGREVWALESLATGSR; encoded by the coding sequence ATGAAGCGACTCTCACTCGTCCTCGCCGCACTGCTCGCCACGGGAGCGCTGCACGCCCAGACTCCCGCAACGGCCGAGAAGCTGTTCGCCAGCGCACGGCACCAGGAGACGACGCAGGGCGACCTGCGGGCGGCCATCGAGACGTACCGGAAGGTCGTCGCGCAGGCAGGCGCGAACCGCGCGCTCGCGGCGCAGGCGCTGCTGCGCATGGCCGAGTGCCACACGAAGCTCGGCGACGTGCAGGCGCGCCAGGCGTACGAGCGGTTGGTGCGTGAGTTCGGCGACATGCCGGAGGCGAGCACCGCGCGCGCGCGCATCGGCACGGCGGGCACGGCGATAGCCGAGGCCGCCGTCGCCATCGATCGGATCGTCAAGGCTGGCGAGGACATCACATGGGGTGATGGCCGGGTATCACCGGATGGCCGGTACATCTCCTACACGGACTTCTCGGGCTCGGGCAACCTGATGCTGCACGATCTCGTGTCGGGCGCCGAGCGGGCGCTGACGGGCAACAAGGACGGGGCCTGGCGGCCTGGGAGCAGTTACGGGTCGACGTTCTCGCCGGACGGCAAGTCCGTGGCGTACGGATGGCGAACCTACCGGCAGGCCCCGGCGCTGAACGAGAACGAGTTGCGGATTGCGGTCGTCGATGCGCCACCCGGGACACAGGCGCGCACCGTCCACGCCGATGCCGAGATCGAGTTCTACGACGCGATGGACTGGTCGAGGGACGGCCGGTGGATCGCCGTGCTCGCCACCCGGCGTGATCGCACCGCGCAGATCGCGCTGGTGGGTGCGAAGGACGGATCGTTCCGCAGCCTGAAGACGGTCGGCTGGCGCGGCCCTCGCAAGATGTTCTTCTCGCCCGACGGAAAGCATCTGGCCTACGACCTTCCCTCGAGCGACACCGCCACGAACCGCGACGTGTTCGTGATGGCGACCGACGGAAGCCGCGACACGGCCATCGTCGACCACGCGGCCCAGGACGTGGTGATGGGTTGGTCGCCGGACGGGAAACAGTTGCTGTATGCCAGTGATCGTAGTGGTGTGGTGGGCCTCTGGTCGATGCCCGTGGCCGACGGCAGGTCCGCGGGAGCACCCACGCTCGTGAAGAAGGAGATCGGGTCGATCCAGTCCCTCGGCCTCACCGCAGCTGGCACGCTGCACATCGTCAAGGACACGAGCACCTTGAGCCTGCAGCTCGCGCCGTTCGATCGCGCAGCCCGGCGGCTGGCTGGACCGCCGGTGCTCGAGAACTTCCGCAGTGCGCGCCCGTCGTGGTCCCGAGACGGCAAGCGCCTGGCCTACGTCGTCACCCGATTCGATGGCGTGAGGAGCATCGCGGTTCGCGACCTCGAGACTGGCCGGATCCGGGAGATCCCCATGGCGTTGGACTACCTGTTCGAGCCTGCCTGGCTTGCCGACGGGCAGTCACTGGTGGTGTTCGGTCGGGACTTCAAGGGCAAGGGTGGGATCCATCGCGTCGACGTCACGCGCGGCACATCCTTGCTGGTTGCTGCGTCTGATGCCAGCAGGGTCAAGGTATCGTCCGACGGGAACAGCATCTTCCACCAGATCGGACGCGCCACGCTGGGACCTGCCGAGAGCGCGCGACTCGTCCAGCACGATCTCGCAACCGGTGCATCGCGTGAAGTCAGGCGAGGCGACGGCATCGGCGGCGACCTCTCTCCGGATGGACGGCTGCTGGCCGCGATCAGCCCGAGCAGCGACGGGAAGACCTCGACTCTCGTGCTCGCGCCGATCGCCGCGGACGAACCGGTTCGTCGCGTCGAGTTGCGGGACAGGTTCTTCGAACGGGTCACGTGGTTGCCCGACGGAAAGGCCGTGGTGGCCTCCAAGCGAGGGAGCGGGCTGTGGGCCGTGCCGATCGACGGTTCGGCGCCGACTCGGCTCGACATCGACATCCGGGATTGGTCGATCGAGGAAGGTATCCGGTTCGATCCATCGGGTACGCACATCGCGTTCTTCACCGGCAAGA
- a CDS encoding TetR/AcrR family transcriptional regulator, with translation MLDSVLACGQFPDASSGRRSTRLVANANRPSIREINKQRLRQDILDAAGRLFSAEGYQNVTFRRIAEEVGYSQSALFYYFKDKEEVVKALCVQTFEGLSKISAALLAELPDPLERLLKMSRAYIQFGREHPHHYRLVFDPSSELIGQNRVEFIGEIGREQFSLFRQLIADCVEAGAFAAGAPDVLSPAWMSAIHGLTSFLIIHAHSPWVNPPVLIDALLDRLVVGFQQGPPSRP, from the coding sequence GTGCTCGATTCGGTTCTCGCCTGCGGGCAGTTTCCTGATGCATCATCGGGGCGGAGGTCGACCAGGCTCGTGGCCAACGCCAACCGCCCCAGCATCCGGGAGATCAACAAGCAGCGGCTCCGGCAGGACATCCTCGACGCCGCCGGACGGCTGTTCTCGGCAGAGGGCTACCAGAACGTCACCTTCCGCCGGATCGCCGAGGAGGTCGGCTACTCGCAGAGCGCGCTCTTCTACTACTTCAAGGACAAGGAAGAGGTGGTGAAGGCGCTGTGCGTGCAGACCTTCGAGGGCCTGTCGAAGATCTCCGCCGCGCTGCTCGCCGAACTGCCGGACCCACTGGAGCGGCTGCTGAAGATGTCTCGCGCCTACATCCAGTTCGGTCGCGAGCACCCGCACCACTACCGGCTGGTCTTCGATCCGTCATCTGAACTGATCGGGCAGAACCGGGTCGAGTTCATCGGCGAGATCGGCCGCGAGCAGTTCTCGCTGTTCCGTCAGCTCATCGCCGACTGCGTCGAAGCCGGTGCGTTCGCGGCTGGCGCGCCCGACGTCCTGAGCCCGGCCTGGATGTCCGCCATCCATGGGTTGACGAGCTTCCTGATCATCCACGCGCACTCGCCCTGGGTGAACCCGCCGGTGCTCATCGACGCGCTGCTCGACCGCCTGGTGGTGGGGTTCCAGCAGGGCCCGCCATCACGCCCCTGA